One part of the Arachidicoccus terrestris genome encodes these proteins:
- a CDS encoding dihydrodipicolinate synthase family protein, producing MAIEWKGVFPAVTTKFTDNDELDLTLFEKNLQAQIEAGVAGIIIGGSLGESSTITTEELGQLVASGLKTAAGKVPVIVNIATGSTREATSIAKQIKAWGADGIMLLPPMRYKSTPEETVLFFRTVAAATDLPVLLYNNPVDYKTEITIDMFEALKDIPTIQAVKESTRDVSNVIRMRNNFGDRFKILCGVDTLTFEELSSGADGLVAGLVCAFPRETVAIYNFIKNNQHQQALEIYRWFMPLLEFDITPQLVQYIKLAEVYTGLGNETVRAPRISLKGDKRAAAIATIETALKTRPEALVEKGLALMTAEGVSV from the coding sequence ATGGCAATTGAATGGAAGGGAGTGTTCCCGGCAGTTACAACAAAATTTACCGATAATGACGAGTTGGATCTGACATTATTTGAAAAAAATCTTCAGGCGCAGATCGAAGCAGGCGTCGCAGGAATCATCATAGGAGGGTCTTTAGGAGAATCAAGTACCATTACAACCGAGGAACTGGGCCAGCTGGTGGCAAGTGGTTTAAAAACAGCCGCAGGTAAAGTACCGGTCATTGTCAATATCGCTACAGGTTCCACCAGAGAGGCGACATCGATAGCAAAACAAATTAAAGCATGGGGGGCGGATGGCATTATGTTATTGCCACCTATGCGTTATAAATCCACGCCGGAAGAAACCGTTTTATTTTTCAGAACCGTCGCTGCGGCGACAGACCTGCCTGTACTGCTCTATAATAACCCTGTAGATTATAAAACTGAGATCACAATAGATATGTTTGAGGCACTAAAAGACATCCCGACCATACAGGCTGTAAAAGAATCTACCCGTGACGTCAGTAATGTCATCCGCATGCGTAACAATTTTGGAGATCGATTTAAAATACTCTGTGGCGTGGATACGCTCACTTTTGAGGAGCTATCTTCGGGAGCGGATGGTCTGGTGGCAGGCCTGGTATGTGCTTTCCCCAGAGAAACTGTCGCCATTTACAACTTTATTAAAAACAATCAGCATCAACAGGCCCTGGAGATATACAGATGGTTTATGCCTTTATTGGAATTTGATATCACACCACAGCTGGTACAGTATATCAAATTAGCGGAAGTGTATACGGGTCTTGGCAACGAAACTGTTCGCGCACCCCGCATATCTTTAAAAGGGGACAAAAGAGCGGCAGCAATCGCGACTATCGAAACGGCATTAAAAACACGTCCCGAAGCATTGGTTGAAAAGGGGCTTGCACTGATGACAGCAGAAGGGGTTTCTGTATAG